One Misgurnus anguillicaudatus chromosome 20, ASM2758022v2, whole genome shotgun sequence DNA segment encodes these proteins:
- the LOC141351471 gene encoding uncharacterized protein: protein MFCFFRSKRLQCCCTTSSAAANDPHLSVSQSLKGPKDCSAAVQTSSAAANDPHLSVSQTLKGPKDCSAAVQTSSAAANDPHLSVSQSLKGPKDCSAAVQPLLLQPMSLICLSHNHLKVQKTAVLLYKPLLLQPMSLICLSHNHLKVQKTAVLLYKPLLLQPMSLICLSHNHLKVQKTPVLLYKPLLQQPMTLICLSHNHLKVQKTAVLLYNLFCCSQCPSSVCLTIT from the exons ATGTTCTG TTTCTTTAGGTCCAAAAGACTCCAGTGCTGCTGTACAACCTCTTCTGCTGCAGCCAATGACcctcatctgtctgtctcacaaTCACTTAAAG GTCCAAAAGACTGCAGTGCTGCTGTACAAACCTCTTCTGCTGCAGCCAATGACcctcatctgtctgtctcacaaACACTTAAAG GTCCAAAAGACTGCAGTGCTGCTGTACAAACCTCTTCTGCAGCAGCCAATGACcctcatctgtctgtctcacaaTCACTTAAAG GTCCAAAAGACTGCAGTGCTGCTGTACAACCTCTTCTGCTGCAGCCAATGTCcctcatctgtctgtctcacaaTCACTTAAAG GTCCAAAAGACTGCAGTGCTGCTGTACAAACCTCTTCTGCTGCAGCCAATGTCcctcatctgtctgtctcacaaTCACTTAAAG GTCCAAAAGACTGCAGTGCTGCTGTACAAACCTCTTCTGCTGCAGCCAATGTCcctcatctgtctgtctcacaaTCACTTAAAG GTCCAAAAGACTCCAGTGCTGCTGTACAAACCTCTTCTGCAGCAGCCAATGACcctcatctgtctgtctcacaaTCACTTAAAG GTCCAAAAGACTGCAGTGCTGCTGTACAACCTCTTCTGCTGCAGCCAATGTCcctcatctgtctgtctcacaaTCACTTAA